One window of the Zea mays cultivar B73 chromosome 3, Zm-B73-REFERENCE-NAM-5.0, whole genome shotgun sequence genome contains the following:
- the LOC100383606 gene encoding uncharacterized protein LOC100383606, with protein sequence MSSTAADVLRALPPIRTNKPRAPEPACSSAASSSPSPVPAPDAESVAAPPPAEEQKQGETRGPEAPQEAEPATPTSEGSLLRRPAECPPAPRKPAWAPPPPPTPASKRSRPSPPSSAAPAPAPARRAFFPVARDLTTVFRALAPPKKRIRAG encoded by the coding sequence ATGAGCTCCACGGCGGCCGACGTGCTCCGGGCGCTGCCGCCGATCAGGACGAATAAGCCACGGGCGCCGGAGCCGGCCTGCTCGTCGGCGgcctcgtcgtcgccgtcgccggTGCCGGCGCCGGACGCGGAGTCGGTGGCGGCCCCGCCGCCGGCGGAGGAGCAGAAGCAGGGGGAGACCCGCGGGCCGGAGGCCCCGCAGGAGGCGGAGCCCGCGACGCCGACGTCCGAGGGGAGCCTGCTGCGGCGGCCGGCCGAGTGCCCGCCGGCGCCGCGGAAGCCGGCGTGggcgcctccgccgccgccgacgcccgCCAGCAAGCGCAGCAGGCCGTCCCCGCCCTCCTccgcggcgccggcgccggcgccggcgcgccGGGCCTTCTTCCCCGTCGCGCGCGACCTCACCACCGTGTTCCGCGCCCTGGCGCCGCCCAAGAAGCGGATCCGCGCGGGCTGA